A part of Amycolatopsis lurida genomic DNA contains:
- a CDS encoding cysteine desulfurase-like protein translates to MAFDVARIRGLFPALGDGWIHFDGAAGMLVPEQVASAVSTAMRAPVSGPGGAFPASQRAESIVTAARRAVADLVGADPAGVVLGPNAPDLIRRLVDAMADRWTIGDEVVVSRLDEEANLAPWRRAAKRVGAVVRWGEIDIETCELPAWQYENLVSARTKAVAVTLASGSVGTRPDVPTVIEFAKRVGALVVVDATYAAPFVPLDLNALGADVMVVSAQAWGGPSVGALVFRDPELLERLPSVSLDPAARGPARMELGPHAYPLLAGLIASIDYLAGLDDAAMGSRREKLVTSLGSAKSYHAGLLAQLSTELRSLRHVMVIGDAMRRIPALAFAVAGKKAPEVAEYLASQGLCAFADDGTSGVFGSLGAAEVGGAVRIGLAHYSNVFEVNQLVRVLEEIR, encoded by the coding sequence ATGGCGTTCGACGTCGCTCGTATCCGTGGGCTGTTTCCCGCGCTGGGTGACGGCTGGATTCACTTCGACGGCGCCGCCGGAATGCTCGTACCTGAACAGGTCGCTTCGGCCGTATCCACGGCCATGCGCGCTCCGGTGTCCGGACCGGGTGGAGCGTTTCCGGCCTCCCAGCGTGCGGAAAGCATTGTCACGGCCGCTCGCCGGGCGGTCGCCGACCTGGTCGGCGCCGATCCGGCCGGGGTCGTGCTCGGCCCCAACGCGCCCGATCTCATCCGCCGTCTCGTCGACGCGATGGCCGACCGCTGGACGATCGGCGACGAGGTCGTCGTCTCCCGGCTCGACGAGGAGGCCAACCTCGCGCCGTGGCGCCGCGCGGCGAAACGCGTCGGTGCGGTCGTGCGCTGGGGCGAGATCGACATCGAGACCTGCGAGCTGCCCGCCTGGCAGTACGAGAACCTCGTTTCCGCGCGCACCAAGGCCGTCGCCGTGACGCTGGCGTCCGGTTCGGTCGGCACCCGGCCCGACGTCCCGACGGTGATCGAGTTCGCCAAACGGGTCGGCGCGCTGGTGGTCGTCGACGCGACGTACGCGGCGCCATTCGTGCCGCTCGACCTCAACGCGCTCGGCGCCGACGTGATGGTGGTTTCGGCGCAGGCCTGGGGCGGGCCGTCGGTGGGGGCGCTGGTCTTCCGCGATCCCGAGCTGCTCGAACGCCTGCCGTCGGTGTCGCTCGATCCGGCCGCGCGCGGTCCGGCCCGGATGGAGCTGGGGCCGCACGCGTATCCGTTGCTGGCCGGTCTGATCGCGTCGATCGACTATCTGGCCGGTTTGGACGACGCCGCGATGGGCTCGCGGCGCGAGAAGCTGGTGACCTCGCTGGGTTCGGCGAAGTCGTACCACGCGGGACTTCTGGCGCAGCTGTCCACGGAACTGCGTTCGCTGCGGCACGTGATGGTCATCGGCGACGCCATGCGCCGGATCCCCGCGCTCGCGTTCGCCGTCGCGGGCAAGAAGGCGCCCGAGGTCGCCGAATACCTGGCGTCCCAAGGGCTCTGTGCCTTCGCCGACGACGGCACGAGCGGTGTCTTCGGGTCGCTCGGCGCCGCCGAAGTCGGCGGCGCCGTCCGCATCGGGCTCGCGCACTATTCGAACGTCTTCGAGGTCAACCAGCTCGTCCGGGTGCTGGAAGAGATCCGCTAG
- a CDS encoding bacterial proteasome activator family protein, whose translation MEHMTDPVSRESTTPGDGGGDSPHHVVVVGPDGTPVGTARIASPGSDDESAQEESLGDLVEEPAKVMRIGTMIKQLLEEVRAAPLDDASRNRVREIHQTSIRELEQALAPELQDELERLVRPFTENSTPSDAELRIAQAQLVGWLEGLFSGIQTALFAQQMAARVQLEQMRRGLPAGPSAGGAALGGHGAGGESHGPGQYL comes from the coding sequence ATGGAGCACATGACCGACCCAGTTTCCCGCGAATCGACCACCCCCGGTGACGGCGGCGGAGACTCCCCACACCATGTGGTGGTCGTCGGTCCCGACGGCACCCCGGTCGGCACCGCACGCATCGCCTCCCCCGGCTCCGACGACGAGTCCGCTCAGGAGGAGTCGCTCGGCGACCTCGTCGAAGAACCCGCCAAGGTGATGCGCATCGGCACGATGATCAAGCAGCTGCTGGAAGAGGTCCGCGCCGCGCCGCTGGACGACGCCAGCCGTAACCGCGTGCGCGAGATCCACCAGACCTCCATCCGCGAGCTGGAGCAGGCGCTGGCGCCGGAGCTGCAGGACGAGCTGGAGCGGCTGGTGCGGCCGTTCACCGAGAACTCGACGCCCTCCGACGCCGAGCTGCGGATCGCGCAGGCGCAGCTGGTCGGCTGGCTGGAAGGGCTGTTCAGCGGTATCCAGACCGCGCTGTTCGCGCAGCAGATGGCCGCGCGGGTGCAGCTGGAGCAGATGCGGCGCGGGCTCCCGGCCGGCCCTTCCGCGGGCGGCGCCGCTTTGGGCGGGCACGGGGCCGGCGGCGAGTCGCACGGGCCGGGCCAGTACCTCTGA
- a CDS encoding epoxide hydrolase family protein, with product MTDEITPFTITVPQRDLDDLAARLANTRWPDELDGVGWGLGTPLAYLQELAEYWRLRYDWRAHEERLNGFPGFLTNIDGANVHFLHARSPEPDAIPLVLTHDWPGSIVEFLDVVGPLSDPRAYGGDPGDAFHVVVPSLPGFGFSGPTTDADWGTGRIADAWTVLMSRLGYERFGLHGGDWGAIVSRDVGVRCPERVIGAHLTMLPHAVPESEADLEGLTGEELARGEAALARGREFQTGELGYAMIQATKPQTLAYGLTDSPAGQLGWLVEKFKSYSDSRDVPEDAIDRDDLLTSVMLYWLTGTANSSSRIYAALGPAWGEGPAKSTVPTGVAVFPKDTGLPIRHLAERTDNVVHWSTQDRGGHFPGLEVPDLLIDDLRTFFRRFR from the coding sequence ATGACCGATGAGATCACGCCGTTCACGATCACCGTCCCCCAGCGCGACCTCGACGACCTCGCCGCCCGCCTGGCGAACACGCGCTGGCCGGACGAGCTCGACGGCGTCGGCTGGGGGCTCGGGACACCGCTCGCCTACCTCCAGGAGCTCGCCGAGTACTGGCGGCTCCGCTACGACTGGCGCGCTCACGAGGAGCGCCTCAACGGGTTCCCGGGTTTCCTGACGAACATCGACGGCGCGAATGTCCACTTCCTGCACGCGCGGTCTCCGGAGCCGGACGCGATCCCGCTGGTGCTCACGCACGACTGGCCGGGGTCCATTGTGGAATTCCTCGACGTCGTCGGCCCGCTTTCCGACCCGCGCGCGTACGGCGGCGACCCGGGGGACGCGTTCCACGTCGTCGTGCCGTCGCTGCCGGGGTTCGGCTTCTCGGGGCCGACGACCGACGCCGACTGGGGCACCGGCCGGATCGCCGACGCCTGGACGGTGCTGATGTCGCGGCTCGGATACGAGCGGTTCGGGCTGCACGGCGGTGACTGGGGCGCGATCGTGTCGCGCGACGTGGGCGTCCGCTGCCCCGAGAGGGTGATCGGCGCGCACCTGACGATGCTGCCGCACGCGGTGCCGGAATCCGAGGCCGACCTCGAAGGGCTCACCGGTGAGGAACTCGCGCGCGGAGAGGCGGCGCTGGCGCGTGGGCGGGAGTTCCAGACCGGCGAGCTGGGTTACGCGATGATCCAGGCGACCAAGCCGCAAACGCTTGCCTATGGGCTCACCGACTCACCGGCCGGGCAGCTCGGCTGGCTGGTGGAGAAGTTCAAGTCCTATTCGGACTCGCGGGACGTCCCGGAGGACGCGATCGATCGCGACGACCTGCTCACCAGCGTGATGCTCTACTGGCTCACCGGCACGGCGAACTCGTCTTCGCGGATTTACGCCGCGCTGGGCCCGGCCTGGGGTGAGGGGCCTGCGAAGTCCACGGTGCCGACCGGCGTGGCCGTGTTCCCGAAGGACACGGGCCTGCCGATCCGGCACCTCGCCGAGCGCACCGACAACGTCGTGCACTGGTCCACTCAGGACCGCGGGGGTCACTTCCCCGGGCTGGAGGTGCCGGACCTGCTCATCGACGACCTGCGGACGTTCTTCCGCCGGTTCCGCTGA
- a CDS encoding polysaccharide pyruvyl transferase family protein: MPVPDRTASDSKPARRALYYLVAPVGHPNYGDELIAASWLRHLAEVAPDADVWVDTHSPGPAAVLLDGLHPRAKFTDTLWRLCWEASSEDPWQAAAWVREAIHNPGMMPRLHHGIELLATVDVIHVVGGGYINKLWPKQIGLLAGAAAAAERSGGRAAMTGQGLLPACDDVAPLLRALADRFEIVEVRDDASAELLDVPVGLDDAFIGIGPHLYEETEDLPEVMLCLQSDLVEVGVGKLAGAVLSMLRSWKIPPEKIGVVEGVPRVDREVFALLERELPGARFYPFSHIWTHGLPVSPRQTWISTRFHLHMLAAAGGASGVAVSIHPDYYATKHRSLAALGSNWTLLEDLSEVPDRPKAGGYAPDVLAGFKKAKRDLAKTIYAPVVRPEPEPDGPAEAQVTPLRRRWARLIRS, encoded by the coding sequence ATGCCGGTCCCCGACAGAACGGCTTCGGATTCGAAGCCTGCCCGGCGCGCACTGTATTACCTGGTCGCGCCGGTCGGTCACCCCAACTATGGTGACGAACTCATTGCCGCGAGTTGGCTCCGGCATCTGGCCGAAGTGGCCCCTGACGCGGATGTATGGGTGGACACCCATTCACCCGGTCCCGCCGCCGTACTCCTCGACGGCCTGCATCCCCGAGCGAAGTTCACGGACACCTTGTGGCGGCTGTGCTGGGAGGCCTCGTCCGAGGACCCGTGGCAGGCCGCGGCATGGGTCCGGGAAGCCATCCACAACCCCGGGATGATGCCCAGGCTGCATCACGGGATCGAACTGCTCGCGACGGTCGACGTGATCCACGTCGTCGGGGGCGGCTACATCAACAAACTGTGGCCCAAGCAGATCGGCCTCCTGGCCGGCGCGGCCGCCGCCGCGGAGCGCTCGGGTGGCCGGGCGGCCATGACGGGGCAGGGGCTGTTGCCCGCTTGTGACGACGTCGCGCCGTTGTTGCGTGCGCTGGCCGACCGGTTCGAGATCGTGGAAGTCCGTGACGACGCTTCTGCCGAGTTGCTGGACGTGCCGGTGGGCCTTGACGACGCGTTCATCGGCATCGGACCGCATCTCTACGAGGAGACCGAGGACCTTCCCGAGGTCATGCTCTGCCTTCAGTCCGACCTGGTGGAGGTCGGGGTCGGCAAGCTGGCCGGCGCGGTGCTGTCGATGCTGCGGTCCTGGAAGATCCCGCCCGAAAAGATCGGCGTGGTCGAAGGGGTTCCGCGCGTCGACAGGGAGGTGTTCGCGCTCCTCGAGCGGGAATTGCCGGGCGCCCGGTTCTACCCGTTTTCGCACATCTGGACGCACGGACTCCCGGTTTCGCCCCGGCAGACCTGGATCTCCACCAGGTTTCACCTGCACATGCTGGCGGCAGCGGGAGGTGCTTCGGGGGTCGCGGTCTCGATCCACCCCGACTACTACGCGACGAAGCATCGTTCCTTGGCGGCGCTCGGTTCGAACTGGACCCTGCTGGAGGACTTGAGCGAGGTCCCGGATCGGCCGAAGGCGGGTGGATACGCACCCGATGTCTTGGCCGGTTTCAAGAAGGCGAAGCGTGACCTGGCGAAAACCATCTACGCGCCCGTGGTCCGTCCCGAACCGGAGCCGGACGGCCCCGCGGAAGCTCAGGTGACTCCGCTTCGGAGGCGGTGGGCTCGGCTCATTCGCAGTTGA
- a CDS encoding ABC transporter permease, producing MHATSTVHAADGAAPTSVPPISDSKTFSRAFADIKTGFAARELWGHLGWQDIKQRYRRSVIGPFWITISQGVIALGLGLLYSQLFGMPIETFLPYLSTGFIIWGFISGCLSEGMETFISNEGLIKQLPAPLSVYVLRTVWRQTLMLVHNLIVYVIVIAIFFSALNHDYSLNTGNCNPGFSGICHPGIGWYSLTAIPGFFMLALNAGWVTLLLGIISTRYRDIPQVINSLIQLLFYMTPIVWPIDQLLAGGARAATSWALPFVHGNPLFHFIQIVRAPLIGQEVSINSWYVVLGITVVGWVLALVAMRNYRSRVSYWV from the coding sequence GTGCATGCCACCAGCACGGTTCACGCCGCCGACGGTGCTGCGCCGACCTCGGTTCCGCCGATTTCGGACAGCAAGACCTTTTCGCGCGCGTTCGCCGACATCAAGACCGGTTTCGCCGCCAGAGAGCTGTGGGGACACCTCGGCTGGCAGGACATCAAGCAGCGCTATCGCCGCTCGGTGATCGGCCCGTTCTGGATCACGATCAGCCAGGGTGTCATCGCGCTCGGCCTGGGGCTGCTGTACTCACAGCTGTTCGGCATGCCGATCGAGACCTTCCTGCCCTACCTCAGCACGGGCTTCATCATCTGGGGCTTCATCAGCGGCTGCCTGTCCGAGGGCATGGAGACCTTCATCTCCAACGAGGGACTGATCAAACAGCTCCCGGCGCCGCTCTCGGTCTACGTGCTGCGCACGGTCTGGCGCCAGACTCTGATGCTGGTGCACAACCTGATCGTCTACGTGATCGTCATCGCGATCTTCTTCAGCGCGCTCAACCACGACTATTCGCTGAACACCGGCAACTGCAATCCGGGTTTCTCCGGCATCTGCCACCCCGGAATCGGCTGGTACTCGCTCACCGCGATCCCAGGCTTCTTCATGCTCGCGTTGAACGCCGGCTGGGTCACCCTGCTGCTGGGCATCATCTCGACCCGCTATCGCGACATCCCGCAGGTGATCAACTCACTCATCCAGCTGCTCTTCTACATGACGCCGATCGTGTGGCCGATCGACCAGCTGCTGGCGGGCGGCGCGCGGGCCGCGACCTCGTGGGCACTGCCGTTCGTGCATGGCAATCCGCTGTTCCACTTCATCCAGATCGTGCGCGCACCACTGATCGGGCAGGAAGTCAGCATCAACAGCTGGTACGTGGTGCTCGGCATCACCGTCGTCGGCTGGGTCCTCGCGCTGGTCGCGATGCGCAATTACCGTTCCCGCGTCTCTTATTGGGTGTGA
- a CDS encoding ABC transporter ATP-binding protein: MVSIDVHNAYVDFPIFDAKTRSMKKKVLGKVGGKIGTETKVPIIEALHDVTLQLREGDRVGLVGHNGAGKSTLLRLLSGIYEPTRGSAKISGKIAPVFDLGIGMDPEISGLENILIRGLFLGMTAKQMEARVDDIAEFTELGDYLQMPLRTYSTGMRVRLALGVVTSIDPEILILDEGIGAVDAAFLNKAKDRLKALVKRSGILVFASHSDEFLFELCDSAIWMDEGHVKQRGSLRDVLTGYKGRDPFENMSQETLERFGLEPDPVATTNGGQG; encoded by the coding sequence ATGGTCAGCATTGATGTGCACAACGCCTACGTCGACTTCCCCATTTTCGACGCGAAGACCCGCTCCATGAAGAAGAAGGTGCTGGGCAAGGTCGGCGGCAAGATCGGCACCGAGACCAAGGTGCCGATCATCGAAGCCCTGCACGACGTGACGCTCCAGCTGCGGGAAGGCGACCGGGTCGGCCTCGTCGGCCACAACGGTGCCGGGAAGTCGACGCTGCTGCGGCTGCTGTCCGGCATCTACGAGCCCACCCGCGGTTCGGCGAAGATCTCCGGCAAGATCGCGCCGGTCTTCGACCTCGGCATCGGCATGGACCCGGAGATCTCCGGGCTGGAGAACATCCTCATCCGCGGCCTGTTCCTCGGGATGACCGCGAAGCAGATGGAAGCCCGCGTCGACGACATCGCGGAGTTCACCGAGCTCGGCGACTACCTGCAGATGCCGCTGCGGACGTACTCGACCGGTATGCGGGTCCGCCTGGCGCTGGGCGTGGTCACCTCGATCGACCCGGAGATCCTGATCCTCGACGAGGGCATCGGCGCGGTCGACGCCGCGTTCCTCAACAAGGCCAAAGATCGGTTGAAGGCGCTGGTGAAGCGATCGGGCATCCTGGTGTTCGCCAGCCACTCGGACGAGTTCCTCTTCGAACTCTGCGACTCCGCCATCTGGATGGACGAGGGACACGTCAAGCAGCGCGGTTCGCTGCGCGACGTGCTGACCGGTTACAAGGGGCGCGACCCGTTCGAGAACATGAGCCAGGAAACGCTGGAGCGGTTCGGCCTCGAGCCCGACCCGGTGGCGACGACGAACGGCGGTCAAGGATGA
- a CDS encoding glycosyltransferase yields the protein MTSETRQLPEGAVVGVVVTRHRRELLADSLKVIAAQTRPVDHLVVVDNGPDKSARDIVENYPLPVTYLPSHRNLGGAGGFALGMLHALSLGADWVWLADDDGRPADENVLAILLEEAEKRDLAEISPVVSNIDAPDKLAFPLRRGLTWKRSSSELGDDFLPGIASLMNGALFRASTLDVVGVPDLRLFFRGDEVELHRRLVRSGLPFGTSLKTAYLHPDGSDEFKPMLGGRFHAQDPENEVKRYYTYRNRGYLLSQPGMRKIGALEVVRFGLYFIGVKRDPKAFLQWLKLVRQGRKEKFYRY from the coding sequence ATGACCAGCGAGACCCGGCAGTTGCCCGAAGGCGCCGTCGTCGGCGTCGTCGTCACGCGCCATCGGCGGGAACTGCTCGCGGACTCGCTCAAGGTGATCGCCGCGCAGACGCGCCCGGTCGACCACCTCGTCGTGGTCGACAACGGGCCGGACAAGTCGGCGCGGGACATCGTCGAGAACTACCCGCTGCCGGTCACGTACCTGCCTTCGCACCGGAACCTCGGCGGCGCGGGCGGGTTCGCGCTCGGCATGCTGCACGCGCTCTCGCTGGGCGCGGACTGGGTCTGGCTGGCCGACGACGACGGCCGCCCCGCCGACGAGAACGTCCTCGCGATCCTCCTGGAGGAGGCCGAGAAGCGGGATCTGGCCGAGATCTCGCCGGTGGTGTCCAATATCGACGCGCCGGACAAGCTCGCGTTCCCGTTGCGGCGCGGGCTGACCTGGAAGCGTTCGTCGTCGGAGCTGGGCGACGACTTCCTGCCGGGGATCGCCTCGCTGATGAACGGCGCGTTGTTCCGCGCGTCCACTTTGGACGTCGTCGGCGTGCCGGATCTGCGGCTGTTCTTCCGCGGCGACGAGGTCGAACTGCACCGGCGCCTGGTGCGGTCCGGGCTGCCGTTCGGCACCTCGCTCAAGACCGCGTACCTGCACCCGGACGGCTCGGACGAGTTCAAGCCGATGCTGGGCGGCCGGTTCCACGCGCAGGACCCGGAGAACGAGGTCAAGCGCTACTACACCTATCGCAACCGCGGATACCTGCTGTCCCAGCCGGGTATGCGCAAGATCGGCGCGCTCGAAGTGGTGCGATTCGGCCTGTACTTCATCGGTGTGAAGCGAGACCCGAAGGCTTTCCTGCAGTGGCTCAAGCTCGTGCGGCAGGGCCGCAAGGAGAAGTTCTACCGCTACTGA
- a CDS encoding DUF3558 family protein: MKKLCVLPLAAAALVLAACSSEKPGSASPAPSAPPAQTGASSSAPATGGGDTKSIDPCSLLSAADLSSYGTFKAPVTLNEGGARACQFTKEAASASDSLTVSVDLRDTQNIDSVNDGGNGKTTGNVNGRKAVLVPKPPSGCLMALELTASARADVLVDAIDPKQACEVAEKVADTVEPKLPKG; encoded by the coding sequence ATGAAGAAACTCTGTGTGCTGCCGCTCGCCGCGGCCGCCCTGGTATTGGCCGCGTGCTCCAGCGAGAAGCCCGGGAGCGCGAGCCCGGCACCCTCGGCGCCACCCGCCCAGACCGGCGCGTCCAGCTCGGCGCCCGCCACCGGCGGTGGCGACACCAAGTCGATCGATCCGTGCTCCCTCCTCAGCGCGGCCGATCTCTCGTCCTACGGGACGTTCAAGGCTCCGGTGACGCTGAACGAAGGCGGAGCCCGCGCCTGCCAGTTCACCAAGGAGGCGGCGAGCGCCTCGGACAGCCTGACCGTCTCCGTCGACCTCCGTGACACGCAGAACATCGACAGCGTCAACGACGGCGGGAACGGCAAGACCACCGGGAACGTGAACGGGCGCAAAGCCGTGCTCGTGCCGAAACCGCCGTCCGGCTGCTTGATGGCACTCGAACTCACCGCTTCGGCGCGGGCCGACGTCCTCGTGGACGCCATCGACCCGAAGCAGGCCTGCGAGGTCGCCGAGAAGGTCGCCGATACCGTCGAACCGAAGCTTCCGAAGGGCTAA
- a CDS encoding ESX secretion-associated protein EspG has protein sequence MPHSFSLSLAAVDILLEHGRFGPAPVPFEVPHIGTTTDQRAMVREAVFRDLEGRGMMRGGRLDADVELALATFAAPQLAVWTVAQMDGDKQLFARAATNGQFAVLARQDENLLVFEETRPTAIVASIVDLLPLTPAGPGQSVTIAKPVSAPKRPRNDDAYDPFAQVSGPRSHGSNPQQRQVERIFEKPMKRVGQFSVFIRGGQVFPPLAWFDTEAGRFMMTSRQATDGQSWLTYAPADNARIAQQLYAQLEGQF, from the coding sequence ATGCCGCATTCGTTCTCGTTGTCGCTGGCGGCGGTGGACATCCTGCTCGAACACGGCCGTTTCGGTCCGGCGCCCGTCCCGTTCGAGGTCCCGCACATCGGCACGACGACCGACCAGCGCGCGATGGTTCGCGAGGCGGTCTTCCGCGACCTCGAAGGCCGCGGCATGATGCGCGGCGGCAGGCTCGACGCCGACGTCGAACTCGCGCTCGCCACGTTCGCCGCCCCGCAGCTCGCGGTCTGGACGGTCGCGCAGATGGACGGGGACAAGCAGCTGTTCGCGCGGGCGGCGACGAACGGGCAGTTCGCGGTCCTCGCGCGCCAGGACGAGAACCTGCTCGTGTTCGAAGAGACCAGGCCGACCGCGATCGTCGCGTCGATCGTCGACCTCCTGCCGCTCACCCCGGCGGGCCCCGGCCAGTCGGTCACCATCGCGAAGCCGGTGAGCGCGCCGAAGCGCCCGCGGAACGACGATGCGTACGACCCCTTCGCCCAGGTCAGCGGTCCTCGTTCCCACGGGTCGAATCCCCAGCAGCGGCAGGTGGAGCGGATCTTCGAGAAGCCGATGAAGCGAGTGGGCCAGTTCAGCGTGTTCATCCGCGGCGGCCAGGTCTTCCCGCCGCTGGCGTGGTTCGACACGGAAGCGGGCCGGTTCATGATGACTTCGCGCCAGGCGACCGACGGGCAAAGCTGGCTGACCTACGCTCCCGCCGACAACGCGAGGATCGCGCAGCAGCTGTACGCCCAGCTCGAAGGCCAGTTCTGA